Below is a window of Impatiens glandulifera chromosome 2, dImpGla2.1, whole genome shotgun sequence DNA.
CCATGTTTTAcatcttttataattaaataaaatctatctTAAATATGAAAACCGATCCAACATGTGTCTTTCTTCGGATGGATGCAGTGTTTTACCATGTGGTATTCTTTACTCACAATGTGCATATTGTGAAAAAATATTGGCATTTCCTTTCTTGCGACGAATTTTGGGCACGGCCCATTTGTCCAAAAAACGTGGGATTATATTCTCAGCCTTAGTCAGGTTCTGCCAAAATCAATTGACGAATTTTGGGAAGTTTGAACTGATTGTAGTTAGGGAGATTCACCTTAAAAGGAATTAGTTCACCGTCCCTATCATTCGGAGGATTTTATGTAATGAAAGAAACATGAGATCTTCCGATAATaactgtcattttttttttccaaaacaaATAGGCCTATGCCTAAAGTTCCTTTTTCCTTCCCAAGAATTTACTCCAAATAATTGGAGGGTGGTTTGCTTTCTCAAAAACACTTGTTAATGTTTATCTAGAAagttatttttctcatttattttccTTGTTATAGTATTTTCCTATTAATTACAGCTACTTTGGTAATAGTTTAAATcatccaaaatatatataaatcctATTACTCTGCAAAAttttacaaagatcaatttcataAATTTCTTCACTTCCATCGACAAGGTGTCTGCAATCTTATCAGTGTGGGATATCATTCATGTGATTGAAGGTTGTAGAGTTCTTATAATATTGGAACTTTActtaattgattttgatttttgtaaGCAAATAACAGTTGGAAGTTCACATGTATTCTGTGTTTAAATTTGTTCATTAGAATGCATATGATAGTCATTTACAAAGATAAAGagaaatttcattttcattgattCTTGTTACTGTACAATATAGTCCTTTGGACAAGAATAAAGATTGTCAAAGTAAAATGATCTTCTGATCACTACTTCTTAGTGAGTTAAATGTATGGAGTTAGAGAAATAGCTTGTATAATGCATTGGTAATTATTCTGATAATTGAGAAATCCCATGAAccaaaaatcaaagttatccACAGTAGCAagttcaatgtacttctctgaTGGCCTTTCCGGGTTTTGGCTCACGATCGTGCCATTTATCTTTCCTAGTGGTATCGATATCTGCATAAGATAGGAAGCATTTGACCATTCagtacttaaaaaaaatcataaatatgaatttatccaAAAATGATTGTTGTATTTCATAGAATTAAAGTCTGCAAGTATTACCTTATAATGGGCTCTGGCTGACATTCCATTTGGGGACTGGAGTTTGAAAGATCTTTCACTACAAAAGGCAATCCTGTAAGTTGTGATGAAGAGAAGACCGGCTATGGGACCAGCTGTTGTGGAGATATAACACTGAGAAGCCTTTAAGATCTTCTCTCTATTTTCAACATTAAACTTATGCTTGAAGACCTTCCCCACTCCACCATTTTGGAGGATTTTGGTTCCTAAGCTCAACTTCCCTTTTACTATTGCACTGATATTAGATCCTAGTTTTACTGCAAGCAAACAtttcattagaaaaaaaaatcatgatttatttaatgaatatatGGAAGGAATTGTTTGGGGAAAATATCTACCATGCTCTAGAATGTTATTTGCTGCATTAATTGCTCCCTCTATTGgtcttctatttttatttattactgcATTTACAATCAAGGAAAtatcaagaaaatgaaaaattgaagaaaatataataaacctCCAATTCTTAAAATAACAATAGTAAAAAGGGGAGTAAAACTTACTATGATTGAACTTcaatgatgatatatatatgataatgacGACCATGATCAATCAATAGTCTGTTTGTTCTGGTGGGAATTCCAATAAAATGCTCAACTGGCTGCAGATTCTTCATGTTCAAAGGAATGATCAAAGGAATTCTTGCAGTGGGTGCTACAAAACAATTTAAATGGAACATATTTATAAAGGTTAGGGGAGGGAGGAGAATGGAAGCACAATTGGTTTAAAGCTTTCAGTTGTTTGATGACTCATGTTTGCCTCATCCACTTGAATAAAAGTGTCCTCTCAAGTTAACTTTATATTAGATAAtgcttattttttttgtttttctgtGTATCCTTCCATATTTTAACTGGAGCTAAGTAAAGCCAGCTTACTAGACTTGTAGCCCTTCATTTAGTTAATTAGTTAGAAATCTGTTGTACTGAAAGTTAACATTGGAAGTAAAAATTGGTTGGCTGAATGGGTGATGGGATCTTGAACATTCAATCCAGAAAAGTAACAAAACACATGGGATAATATTTTTCTGATTGGATGTGTTGTGTGAATAATAACATTTTGAGGTGGCACTATGTCTTTATGGTTTAAAAGCaggagtaaaaaaaaattaaacttcaACCAAAGTTGAAAGTTCAATTAGTACttgactttttatttatttgcttTTTTACATtaccatgtttttttttaaccgGGATGGTATCCCCGCCCTTAGAGGAGGCTAGGACAATAATCCTGTGCTTCTATGGTGATTCAAAATTAAGATCTTTCAAGTATCTTTGGACTGAAATCAAAGGTTTTATGCTACACGAGTTTGCTTCTATTTGTAAAAGGAGATTTTGTACGGGTTGggaattttttgaatttattggtatttagtctttttctttttcttctacttctgttcttttgtttttgtttcttttctcCCTCCCATTtgtaattcaaaaatatttgaaaagttgacatttttcaaaaaagtaTCTTTGGACTAAGATACCATAACGAGTGTATTTAGTTGTACTAGATGTGATTGTTTTGTTCGATTTTTTACAAGAATGGGGGAAGAAAAGACAGGAAAACGAAGAAAAATACAGTAATTAGATTTCTATCAAGTTATTGAAACCTCATCCTTCATAAATTTCCATTTTCCTGATGGAAGAGACCTCGAGGATTGTTCTTTTGTTCCACTCATTGCAGTAATAAATGAGATTGtatcacaaaaaaaaacatgacatCAAGTTTAATCATCCCAAGATGTCCATTTTTTAACTCTGCAAGGGTGGGTTGGTGGGGGCTTGAAATAAAGATTTATATGTGATTTTAATTTGCAGACTGAAAAATATCAgttatgaaagaaaaaattacatAACCCTAAAAAGTAAGAATTTACATTCCCATTGATAATACTTCCGCGAATGAAAGGAATAGACcagtttttgaagaaaaaatgatAGGTTCGGTCATCTCAAAATAATCATGTTACACGCGCGTTTGTTTTAATCTGAAAAAAAAGGCTTTATACTTTAGGATAACTTTTCGAccttatttgtattttaaattttacattattttcttatttttgttttgttttttcttcccatttgtatctttaaaaaaatctggcactatttttaataaaaaaaaaatattttttttaaaaggaggAGTGATAGTAGAGggaataagagagaaataatgTGACTTAATCTCATTGgctgaaaaaaaagaaaaagtggaagaaaagagataaattatttattttttcaatcaattaaattaagtCACTTCATTCTCTCACCTAAATTTCCTCCCCAAGTcatttctctataaaaaaaaaaaaattgataatacaGCTTTACTTTTTCTAAGTGTCAATGTTAgtttaaatatgaaaatgacatctacttctttttattttactaatctAAAAAAAGACAAACTAGTCtaattaactcttaaaataGTAGAGGAATTACAccttataagtttataaataatattcattttatttcaagaagaaaaaaaagttattacatttataaattaattattgtttattcaaataaatgaatttatttaattaatattttgtaaatatgactttcttttagttttttttttatattttttaatttttacaattttaaataaacaaacaattttaacttctttcattttaatattcatgtttcaataacattaataatatataaattctttttgATGACATTAGTTGGGTTGAATTCATAATGGTATGATAGCCACACGAATAAAGGCCTACCCATAATTCTTTAAGCGAGTTGGATCGGTTTCAGGCGATTTATTTGGGAATTTAACTGATAACATTTGTATTTTAAGCACTAACTCTTTccatttgagttattctaatgggtTGGATCGGTTTCAGGTTTTTTAAATAAGCATCTacaatatttcaattatttaggATTTTTCAAATGATTAAGAAAACCAATACTAATTTTCAAGCAGGGAAAAAAATGAGGCTCACCCAAATGTGTTTGAGGTGCATTCTCTATTTTTCTGGTCTATTTTTGTTCTGTGAACATCATTTGGAAGCTCATGTACTAACTAGTTCATAATGAATGATGATTTTCAATTTCAACAACCAAAACAAATGCATTTACAGTTCTTATGATGCGAAAGCTTAATGATCTAAGTTTTTATAAAGAAGCTTACCAAAAGAGTTGTTGAACTATTAAGTCATTTTTCAGGATAAGTGTTTGAATACTGCAACTAATTACCAAAACTCCCATGAATTCTATTGGTATAAATTTGTCCTTATAATGCTTATCATTAGTTAATGATAGCCATTTACAAAGAAGATACTAAAAAATTCTTGGTACTACACAATATATAATCCTCTAGAGAAGAAGAAAATTGATGATCTTCTAATGACTATTGAGTGAGTTGAAAGAAATGAGGTAAAGATACAGCTTTTAGAATGCTAGTGTAGGTCTTCTGATAATTGAGAAATCCCATAAACCAGAAATCACAGTTATCCACAGTAGCAAGTTCGATATGCTTCTGCGATGGTTTCTCCTTGTTTTGACTCACAATCGCGCCCTTTATCTTTCCTAGAGGTATTGATACCTGTAATAGGATATATATGAATCAGTTAACCATTCAATACTCCAAAAATTTATAGTAAAATGAATTGTTTGTTTCATAGAATTCAAGTTTGTAAGTCACCTTGTAATGGACTCTGGCTGACATTCCATTTGGAGACTTAAGTTTGATTGATCTTTCACTACAGAAGGAAATTCTGTTGGTTGTGATAAAGAGAAGACCAGCTATAGGACCAGCTGTTGTGGAGATATAACACTGAGAAGCCTTTAAGATTTTCTCCCCATTTTCAACATTAAACTTATGCTTGAAGACTTTCCCCACTCCACCATTTTGAACAATTTTGGCTCCTAAGCTTAACTTCCCTTTTACTATTGCACTAATATTGGATCCTAATTTTACTGCAAGAAATTACATAACAAATTTCATGAGAATCTtgatttgtataatgaatatatggaAAGAATTGTTGGGGGCAAAATATTTACCATGGTCTAGAATGCTATTTACTGCATGAGCTGCTCTTTCAGTTGGTcttttctttctatttattaCTACTGCAAATATAGTCAAAAGAAACATCAAGAAAATGGAAACAAGTATAATAAACCTggaaattcttaaaataaaacttactcTGATTGAACTTCAATGATCCAACATGATGATCAAGCAAAAACCTGTTTGAGCTGATTGGAAATTTAGTGAAACTTTCAACAGTCTTCATGAGATTCTTCATCTTCGACAAACTAATTCAGTGGTCGCGTAGGATTAGTTATTATTGGAATGAAGTATGAACAAAGGACTTGGTCTTGGAGTGGGCAGATGGGAAGATACATATACTTGTGGTGGTGAAGAATTTATAAAGGCATGGAAGTTGGTTATGAGATTTCAGTTGAATGATGACTCATATTTGACTCATCCACATGAATAAAATCCAGCTTTTTTGGTCATTGATGACTGTTGTTTCCTTTTCATGCAAGATTTCCCAAAGCTAGGGAGGCCAGCTTAATGGactttaatttataacatttaatactCAAAAATGAAAAAGGCAAACACACATGTGATAAGTACTTTGCTGATTGGATTTATTGTGTGCATTATCACTTTTGAGGTGGCTTAGACTCTCCAATGCCATCATTAggtggaaaaaaaataaagtgagtCCCCACTTCAAATTAATTtggtcataaaataaaattatcacaatCAGAAAGAGCATTACAATATTTGCATGCTATCAAGAAATGTTTTTAGAAAGTAttacactttatatttataagattatgGATAACAATGGGTACCACCTGCTGGATTCGGGTTGGTGGACGGTAGAGAAATGAGATGCCTGGCCATGTTCGGATCGAGGATGGGGAGTACGcgagtttaatttttatttaatgtatttatttaattattttaagatgttTTTGAATATTATGTTTCTATTGATCTAAATCTgtatataattctaatttaaatgtttcgattttattcttttgagaaacaacataaaaatatgtaatttacaaacatttaaaaaataagttaccGGGTCCTTTCGGGTCGTGTAGTTCTAGTCTAACTAGGGTGGGTCGGTACCTGAATCGGATTTCTTCggttaattatgtaaatatcaGTTTAATCTCTATCAAGACCTTGTCATAAtagaatgaaattatatatatatatatatatatatatatatatatatatatatatatatatatatatatatatatatatatat
It encodes the following:
- the LOC124924710 gene encoding putative GEM-like protein 8: MVVIIIYISSLKFNHIINKNRRPIEGAINAANNILEHVKLGSNISAIVKGKLSLGTKILQNGGVGKVFKHKFNVENREKILKASQCYISTTAGPIAGLLFITTYRIAFCSERSFKLQSPNGMSARAHYKISIPLGKINGTIVSQNPERPSEKYIELATVDNFDFWFMGFLNYQNNYQCIIQAISLTPYI
- the LOC124927980 gene encoding GEM-like protein 6, translated to MKNLMKTVESFTKFPISSNRFLLDHHVGSLKFNQIVINRKKRPTERAAHAVNSILDHVKLGSNISAIVKGKLSLGAKIVQNGGVGKVFKHKFNVENGEKILKASQCYISTTAGPIAGLLFITTNRISFCSERSIKLKSPNGMSARVHYKVSIPLGKIKGAIVSQNKEKPSQKHIELATVDNCDFWFMGFLNYQKTYTSILKAVSLPHFFQLTQ